In Lodderomyces elongisporus chromosome 1, complete sequence, the DNA window GCCAAAATGGTGCAGTAGATTTCAAATCAGCTTTCCATGTCAATGAGTCAAGATGTAAAAGGTCTGGAACGGAAATTTTGGCAGAATCTTTGTTATGTAACAATGATTGTAAATGCCAGTCAACGGCCATACTTATTGAAGGGAAACTTGGTGGAATACGATCAAGAAATTTGGGCATGTTGTTTAGTGACGTGACTGCTGTCTCCTCAACAATGTCCAATAAAACAAGTCCCTTAATAAAATCAGCATTGGGAAAACTTCTTGCGAGTTTTGCCAACACGGCACCACCTAAAGAATGGCCCAAAAGAAACACGGACTGGAAGTTGTTTCGAACCAATGCCTCTTCCAAAAGTTCCCTTGCATCCAGTACAAGTGATATTAAAGAATAATCTATCTGCGGCAGTGAATCCCCGTGCCCTCGCATgtcaaataaaaataagcTTATGgtatcatcttcatcgttATTCTCGTCCTTGTTGTTGGCGTTGGTGCTCGAGTTAAAGTGGTTCTTGTCGTTTTTGCCTTTTGTAATGTACTGTGCTAGTTGAGCAAATGTCATAGATGAGGAGCCTGCTCCATGATGAcagaataataatacttTGGGGTTTTTGGCTATTCTTTGGTATATCTTGAACTGCCGATTGTTTTTATAAATAATTTCATGCTCAAAAAACGATTCCTTGACTTCTTTATAACGACTGATAATTTCAATGTCTTCTGCTTTTCCCTTACAGTTGTTgccgttgttgttgttgctaatGCCCAGTCTCCGGTTCCGGTGCAGACCCAAGCCAATGTTTTCCTCTGTATGGTCTTTTAAACTGAATATATTTGCCTCTTTGGGTATTCCATTTGTTCCTTCATCAGCTAGCAGACCCAAACCAAGAGTCGCTTCTTTTTCCCGAATCTTTCGTAAGAATGCTTTATGCAAATCTGACATTTCTCTTTGCCGGGGAATATTGATTAGTCCTATGAAGCAGACGAGGTTGTTGCGGAAGGAAATCTAAAGAGTAAgtttataaaaataaattaaacattaatataaaaatatatataaaaataaaaataaaaacatatAATTAAAGTGTGcaattaaaaatttaaagtaaaaaattaataaagaaaacaggAGCACCACCTACAATATACTTCCAGCTTGTAGATGTAGATTTATAGGTTTTGCAAGTTTTATCAAATTCtatcaaaatttttttttttgcacaCTCAGTCCACGACACGCTAATTTAACAGCACATGGCGCCTGACCTATCGCAGCATTTCAAGTTTATGGCAGTAGCCTTATTCGTTGGATACAAAGCGCTCTTGAAGAATGAAACTCCTGTGGCGTGTGTGGTAACTCGCGGTTGCCAGATTATAAGCATTGGTTACAATCACACCAACATTACTTTAAACGGTACTAAGCATGCAGAGTTCATTGCGCTAGGCAGACTAAAAGAGCCTGTAGATTACAAGAATTTGACATTGTATGTTACGGTAGAGCCGTGTATCATGTGCGCCTCATACTTGCGCCAACTAGGTCTCAAAAATGTCATATATGGGTGTGGTAATGACCGTTTTGGTGGAGCTGGAACGATCTTACCACTACACAATGATCCAAAACTTCCGCATAAACCATTGACGTGTATAGATGGAATTTGCAGAACAGAGGCTATACAATTGTTACGAAATTTTTACATTCAAGAAAACGAATCAGCACCAACCCCAAAgctaaaaaagaacaaagataTAGATGACAAGGTGTTCCCGCCTAATATCAATCCACATTTAGATGAGTATCCCGAATTTTATGGTGAAGCCCGTATCAAACGAAAGGACACAGAGTTAACTCCAATAGTTGGTAAAGGGTACAACGTGTCTGAGTTTCTTAACcttgaagaattgaaaaaagttCCGCATTTGGAGGAGGAATTGGGCAGTGTAACAAATGATCAAGTGGCTGATTTTGAAGCATTATTTTATGATATAAATGAATCAGGACATGTGTTGTATGAGCAACACGTTGAAAAGTATGATTCCAAAAGGCGAAAGCTTAGCTTGGATAGCCAATAAGATAATACCTTGGTGAATACTATAGTCATTGATCTCAATTTGGTGTGTGACTTCTTAccatcttttatttttctgtccatctctttctctctctcttttcctctctctcttttcctctctctcttttcctctctctcttttcctctctctctttctctctctctctttttttctctctctcttgcTCCATGTCtcgctctctctctgtctctccATAGTTTCCGCGTTGATTCtataaaaatcaaatatTTCAATTGCGCGTTAGACATCTTCTTTCGTAAACCCATACTTTACTCACCAGTGCACAGCAACTTACATAATGAATGATTCAGATGATGAATATGTGTCCGGTACTGGTGGTGAGACTAAATCGCCATCTTCGCGTTTATCATCAACTACTCCGGGTTCTGCGTCAGGCCTTAAAGATGGTATCTCTGCAAGAACAAGGTCCAGAGGAGGCGAAATCAGTGATTTGAAGAAAGCAAACGGGTATGCATGGGAAGACGAGTACCAAAGATCATGGGATATTGTCAAAGACGATGAATGGGGAAATGGATCATTTGAAGCAATGGTGCAGTCCATTAttgaaaacagaaaaaagaaaatcatgAAAAATCCTAGTGTTCCATATCAAAGAGGAATCATTAGAACATTGGTTATAGCTATTGACGGCTCCCAGGCTATGGCTGAGAAAGATCTTAGACCAACTAGACTCTCAATGACTCTTAACTATTTACAAGAGTTTGTGGTGGAGttttttgatcaaaatcCAATATCCCAAATTGGAATTGTACTAATGAGAAATGGTGTTGCAAATTTAGTTAGTGAAGTAAGTGGACTGCCGCAATACCATATAGACAAGCTTAGGCAATTGAAAGCACGACAGCATAATAAGTTTGAGCCAAAGGGAGACCCTTCTTTGCAGAATACTTTGGAAATGGCACGCTCGTTGCTAAAATTTAACTTTGGAACATCGTCAAATAATACGAAAAACTCCAAAGAAATACTTGTTGTGTTAGGCTCTTTGTTCACTAGTGACCCGGGAAACATTCATAAGACCATAGAAGGGCTCGTCAAAGACGAAATCAAAGTAAGAGTCATTGGGCTCTCAGCACAAGTTGCTATTTGCCAAGAACTAGTCAATAGAACAAATCACGAGCCAAAGAATACAATGTCGAAGAATTACGGTGTCATCATGAATGAATATCATTTCAAAGAACTACTTATGGATTGTGTCACGCCGCTACCATTGACAGAAGAGTTCCGTAAACCAACAGAGTCAACAAACCAAGGAGGCACTGCTGGGGTTCCAGTAATTAAAATGGGGTTCCCTTCGAAAGCTCAGCCTAATGTAACGTCGGCTATAGGCAATACTGAGTTTACAGTGGAGTTCCCCAATCTCAATGCTTCCTATCCGACGCAGGGCTCTGCGGAGTCTAAAGACGTTATTGAAGTGAGTAACAACAGTTTGCGACAATCAGCTAGCTTGATAATTGGTTATCGTTGTCCACAATGCAAGAGCAAGGTTTGCAATTTACCTACAATCTGTCCCGTTTGTGGTTTGATGCTTATTTTATCAACACATTTGGCACGATCGTACCACCACTTGGTTCCCTTGGCTCCTTATGTAGAGGTGGAAGTTAAAAGTGCTTACGACAGTGAAGAGTGTTATGGTTGTCAGCTCCGGTTCCCCAAAGGTGTAGACCTTAAagtagaaaagaagagtttGGATTCAATGATAAGCTCGCGGTATAAATGTccaaaatgcaaaaaagattttTGCATAAACTGTGATGTTTTCGTCCATGAAGTATTACACAACTGTCCTGGTTGTGAAAATGGGA includes these proteins:
- a CDS encoding uncharacterized protein (BUSCO:EOG09262ILV) translates to MNDSDDEYVSGTGGETKSPSSRLSSTTPGSASGLKDGISARTRSRGGEISDLKKANGYAWEDEYQRSWDIVKDDEWGNGSFEAMVQSIIENRKKKIMKNPSVPYQRGIIRTLVIAIDGSQAMAEKDLRPTRLSMTLNYLQEFVVEFFDQNPISQIGIVLMRNGVANLVSEVSGSPQYHIDKLRQLKARQHNKFEPKGDPSLQNTLEMARSLLKFNFGTSSNNTKNSKEILVVLGSLFTSDPGNIHKTIEGLVKDEIKVRVIGLSAQVAICQELVNRTNHEPKNTMSKNYGVIMNEYHFKELLMDCVTPLPLTEEFRKPTESTNQGGTAGVPVIKMGFPSKAQPNVTSAIGNTEFTVEFPNLNASYPTQGSAESKDVIEVSNNSLRQSASLIIGYRCPQCKSKVCNLPTICPVCGLMLILSTHLARSYHHLVPLAPYVEVEVKSAYDSEECYGCQLRFPKGVDLKVEKKSLDSMISSRYKCPKCKKDFCINCDVFVHEVLHNCPGCENGI
- the TAD2 gene encoding tRNA(adenine34) deaminase, with translation MAPDLSQHFKFMAVALFVGYKALLKNETPVACVVTRGCQIISIGYNHTNITLNGTKHAEFIALGRLKEPVDYKNLTLYVTVEPCIMCASYLRQLGLKNVIYGCGNDRFGGAGTILPLHNDPKLPHKPLTCIDGICRTEAIQLLRNFYIQENESAPTPKLKKNKDIDDKVFPPNINPHLDEYPEFYGEARIKRKDTELTPIVGKGYNVSEFLNLEELKKVPHLEEELGSVTNDQVADFEALFYDINESGHVLYEQHVEKYDSKRRKLSLDSQ
- the PPE1 gene encoding Protein phosphatase methylesterase 1 (BUSCO:EOG09264E5J; MEROPS:MER0036069), coding for MSDLHKAFLRKIREKEATLGLGSLADEGTNGIPKEANIFSLKDHTEENIGLGSHRNRRSGISNNNNGNNCKGKAEDIEIISRYKEVKESFFEHEIIYKNNRQFKIYQRIAKNPKVLLFCHHGAGSSSMTFAQLAQYITKGKNDKNHFNSSTNANNKDENNDEDDTISLFLFDMRGHGDSSPQIDYSLISLVSDARELLEEALVRNNFQSVFLLGHSLGGAVLAKLARSFPNADFIKGLVLLDIVEETAVTSLNNMPKFLDRIPPSFPSISMAVDWHLQSLLHNKDSAKISVPDLLHLDSLTWKADLKSTAPFWQTWFLNLSQNFLDFSGAKLLILSTHETLDKPLMIGQMQGKYQLVVFGHKSDVGHFVHEDVPQQVATCIIDYIRKTVEPEKFMAQEMGFVPKWGGNINQ